In the Sandaracinus amylolyticus genome, CTCGTCGGAGGAACGCTCGCGTTCTGCGACGACGCGCGCGAGGTCGTGTGCACCGATCGCAGCGTCGCGCCGTACTGCCTGCCGGAGTTGAGGGACTGAGCTGCGACCTCGACGCGCGGGTGAGGTCGCAGCGCGGCTGATATCTACGGAACGGTCACGATGATCGGACGTTCTTGCACGAACGTCGTTCCATCTCCGAGCGAGCCACTGGTGTTCGAGCCCCAACAGCGGACGCCGCCGTTCGACTGGAGGGTGCAACTGTACGAGTTTCCCAGTCGGATACCGATTGCGTCTCCGAGTCCTACGACGTCGACTGCTGTCGTCGACGGATCTCGCGTTCCGGTCCCGAGTTGACCGAGATTGTTCGAGCCCCAGCACTGCACGCCGCCGGTCGTGCGCACGACGCAGCTGTGGGTGGTCCCGGCGTCGATTGCGGTCACGCCATCGAGCCCGGTGAGTCCGACCGGCGTGACGCGCGCACTCGTGTCGCCAACGCCCAATTGGCCGCTGCCATTCGCACCCCAGCAGCTCACGCGTCCGCCTTCCTGCACGGCGCACGTGTGCGCTCTCCCAGCGGCGATTCCGATCGCACTCGTCAGGTCGCGAGCGGCGACGGGGGCGTTTCTCTCGGTGGTCGTGCTGTCGCCGAGTTGCCCCTGAGAGTTCGCACCCCAGCACCACACGGTGCGATCGTTTCGCACGACGCACGTGTGGTTCTCGCCCGCAGAAATCGCTATCGCCGCGAGCGCCCCTCCGATGCCGTAGACCGTGACCGGTGCCGGACTGCTCGTGAACGTTCGGTTGCCCAGCTGCCCGAGTGCGTTGTGTCCCCAACAACGCACGAAGCCGTTCCGTTGGCGCACACACGTGTGAAGGAGTCCCGCCGTAATCTCGAGTGGCTCGGTGAAACCGATTACCTCCACAGGACTCGTCTGCTGGGCACCTGATGCGTTCGGCCCAGCCTGTCCGTACTCCGACCAGCCCCAGCAGCGCACCGTGTCATCGCGAAGAAGCGCGCACGTATGGTTCACGCCGACGGCGACGGCTACGGCGTTGTCGATTCCCGGTACGACGATCGGCCGAAGTCGCGTCGTCGTCGTGCCGTCGCCGAGCTGACCGAACGAGTTGTTGCCCCAGCACGCGATGGTGCCGTCTTCGCGCAGGACGCAAGTGTGACGGTCTCCGAGTCCGACGCTGAGAGCCTCGCTGCATCCACTCGGCGTGCACGACAGTGCGCAGAGCTCTCCGCAGCTCGAACAGTTCGCGAGTGTTCCGAGTGTCTCTTCGCAGCCGTTCGCGAAATCGTCGTCACAATCCGCAGATCCACCGACGCAGGCGGAGATGGTGCATCGACCTGCGGAGCAGCGGACAGCGCTTGCTCCCGCAGCCTCTCCGCAGCTCGAGTCCGCCGCAGCACCGTCGACGACCAAGTCGCAGTCATCGTCGAGCCCGTTGCACGTCTCCGCTGCCGGCCCGATGCTGCCCGTGCAAGCGCCCCACTCGGCGGTCGCCGTGCAGACCTGCGTGCCAGCGGAGCACTCGCCCGTATTCGAGCCATCTGGACACTCTCGGGTCGTTCCGATGGCGCACGGACACCCTTCGTTCGCGCCTCCGGTGCAGTTCTCGTCGAGCTCCGCGGCGTCACAGACCTCGGTCCCGTCCGGACGGCAGTCGGAACACGCATCGTTGCAGTCGCGGCTGTCGTCGACGTACCCACTCGGCGCGATGCACGCCTGCGTCGTCGACGCAGGATCTCCGAACCCGTCGCGATCCGCGTCGCGATGGAAAGTGTGCAGCGCGCACCCGTCGGGCGCCGTCGGGCTCGTTGCGCCGGAGTCGGGAAGTTCGCAGCGCCAGCCTCCGTCGGCCTCGTGCCACGTGCCACCGTTGCGGCAGATGCAGCGGTTGAGCTCGCGATCGTACTGCAGCGCGGGATCGCCGCACCTCGGAGTCTCGCACGCCGCGGCGAGCGCGCAGCAGGCCCAAAAACACCACGTAGACACTCTCATGATCGGCGCCCCTCCAGTCGCCCGCGACCCCGCGCGACGCGAGACTGCATGTGCGCGTCTGGTCCAGCAACTGCGGCCCACATCGCGCCAGCATGCGAGTTGTTGCGTCCCGAAGGCGCGAACGGCGAGCTCGCGGATGCGAGCTCGCCGTCCTTGGTCATCGCGCTATCGCGCGGATCAGCCGAAGTAGATGCAGCAGCCGGTCAGGCAGTAGTAGCCGCCGGGGCACGCGGGATCCGTGGGCAGACCGCAGGGCTGGCGGTCGTCCTCGCAGCGCGGCGGAGGCGGCGGGCCCGCGTCGGTCGGCGGTCCCGCGTCGCGCGGGCCGGCGTCGATCGGGTTGCCCGCGTCGTCACGCGGAACGCCGGCGTCGGTCGGAGGCGGCGGGAAGCAGTCGTCCGGGATGTCGTCGATGTCGCGACCCAGGCAGAGCTCGCACCGGCCGCAGCCGTTGAAGCACTCCATGTTCGGCGTGCACGGACGACACGAGTCGTAGTTTCGCGCAATGGCTTCCGCGAGCGTGCAGATCGGCGCGCCGGGCTCGGGGGCGGATCCGATGAAGACCCAGTTGTCTCCCTCGCCACCGATGTCACAGCAGCCGTAGCAGTCGCAGCCGTTGGGCACGAGAGGACCACAGACGTCGAGGCACGTCGCGCTCGGCGTTCCGTCGCACGTGCGGCCGTCGGCAGGGCAGCTCGACCCGGGCGGCGGGCGCGTCCCGGGGCTCAGGGGATCGCACTGCAGGTTGTAGTCGCAGTCGTCGTTGCCGTTGCCCGAGTCGTTGTCGAAGTAGCAGTCGCGGTTGCAGGTCGCGCCGATGCCGGGAATCTCGAGGTTCAGCCGGTCTTCGCTGTTGTCGCAGGGGCCGAGACAGTCGGGATCTTCACTGTCGACCACGCCGTCGTCGTCGTCGTCGATGCAGTTGCCGCACAGGTACTGCATGCCGTCGCACGTCGCGGGAAGGCACGTCACGATCGCGCCGTCGGGGAGCAGGATGCCGCCGTCGACCTCGACGAAGCCGGCCTCGCCGAAGATCGCACCGTCGAGACCCGTGCCCCCGTCGCCGTCGACCGTGGCGTCCATCCCGCCACCGCCGTCCGTCCCATCTCCGCCGGCGTCCATGCCGCCACCGCCGGCGTCACCGTCGCCGTCACCCTCGTCATCGCACGAGCACCCTGGCGCGAACAACGACAGCCCCAGCAGCGCCGTGATCGCGACCAGTCCGATCTTCCGCATGCCGCCTCCATGACCGGTGGCCCCCGCCACCTTCACTTCGGCATGATCACTGAACCGCGCTGTCCCGTCGATTCCTGATCGCGTGCTCCGCGGCGCGGACGAAGGGTGCCAATCGCTCCTCGTGCTGCGCGCGCAGCACGTCCGGCGGTCCGGCGTCCGTGATGCGCCCTTCGTGCAGCAGCGCGAGGCGATCGCTGATCGTGAACGCGCTCGCCATGTTGTGCGTGACCATCACGGTCGTGATCTTCAGCGTGTCCCGCAGCGCGAGGATCAGCCGGTTCACGCGCGTGACGTTGATCGGATCGAGGCCCTCGGTCGGATCGTCGTAGAGCAGCACGTCGGGGCGCATCGCGATCGCGCGCGCCAGGCCGACCCGCTTGCGCATGCCTCCGCTGAGATCACCGGGCGCCATCTGCTCGATCCCCGGAAGGCTCACCTGTGCGAGCGACTCCGACACGCGCTTCGCGATGTCGGGCTCGGGCAGGAGGCGCTGCTCGCGCAGCCCGTACGCGACGTTGTCGAACACGGTGAGCGAGTCGAAGAGCGCCGACGCCTGGAACTGGATGCCGATGCGCCGTCGCACCTGGATCCAGTCGCGCTCGTGCAGGTGGGTGACGTCGCGCCCGTCGAACGTGATCGTCCCCGCGTCGGCGGGCACGAGGCCCATCATGATCTTCAGCAGCAGGCTCTTCCCGGTCGCCGAGCCGCCGATGATCGTCAGCAGCTCGCCCGCGTTCACGTCGAGGTCGATCCCGCGGAGCACCTCGTGCTCGCCGAACGCCTTGCGCACCCCGCGGATCTCGATGAGCGCCACGCGCGATCGGTAGCACGGCATCGCGGGGCCGCGTGTATTAGTCTCGCGCGCGTGCCGAACCGAACGCTGCGCGCACTGGTGATCGCGAGCTCGACCGCGATCGTGTCGTCGATCGTGGTCTCGTGTGGATCCTCGAGCGCAGGCTCGTCGTCGTCGGCCACGCCGAGCGCACCGACCGTCGCCGCCGAGACCGAGACCCCGACCGAGCCGAGCACGACGCCGGTCGCGACCGCGCCGAGCGCGGCGCCCGAGCGGGTGCGCGTTCGTTACGATCTCGCGGCGCACCTCGAGCGCGTGGAGCTGCGTCAGGGCGATGCGCAGGTCGTCGATTTCGGCGTGCCCGCGGGCTCGATGTACACGCTCGGCGGCTGGCGCACGCGCGTCGGTCGCGATCGCACCGAAGGCGACGTGACCGCGAGCGTGATCGAGAACGTGACCGGCTTCGTGCTCGTGCCCTCCGACGTGGCGGGCCCGCGCACGCTGCGCATCCGAGCGCGCGCGGTGCGCGACGGCCGCGTGACCGTGTACGTCGACGGCGAGACGATCGGATACGCGACGCTGCCGACCGACGGCACGTGGGGGATGATCGAGGTCGCGCTGCCCGCGGAGCGACTGCACGTCGGCGAGAACAGCGTGCAGCTCCGGGTGTCGCGCACCGGTTCGCTCCCCGGCGTCCCGAGCGCGGGCATCTTGCTCGACTGGATGCGCCTCGGGCCCGCCGACGATGCGCACGCGAGCGAAGGACCTCCGACGCAGCTCGCGCGAGGCGAGGGCGAGGCACGCGCGCTCGCGATCCCCGACGGATGGACCGCGGGCTGGACGATGGAGGTGCCCGAGGGCGCGCGGCTGCGCGGGATCGCGCGTGGCACCGGGCGCGTCGAGGTGATCGGGCACCGCGACGGCGAGGCGCCGCGCACGATGGGCACGCTCGAGGCGAGCGGGGAAGGGCGTCCCTTCGATCTCGATCTCGCCACGCTCGGCGCGAACATCGCGCGCCTCGATCTGCGCGCGACCGGCGACGTCACGCTCACGCGCCCTGCGGTCGTCACGCTCGACGCGCGCCCGCTCCGCGAGCGACCGCAGCTGCGCAACGTGCTCGTCTATCTCACGGACACGCTGCGCGCCGACAAACTGCGTCCCTATCGCGCGCAGACGCGCGTGCGCACGCCCGCGCTCGACTCCTGGGTGCAGAACGCGGCGCTGATGCTGCGCGGTCACTCGCAGGAGAACTGGACCAAGCCGAGCGTCGCGACGCTGCTCTCCGGGCTCTATCCGTGGGAGCACAACGCGACCACCGAGGACGCGGTCGTGCCGAGCAGCGTGCAGCTCCTCAGCGAGCGCCTGCGCGAGAGCGAGTACTTCAGCGGCGCGTTCGTCGCGAACGGGTTCTGCTCGGATCGTTTCGGCTTCGAGCAGGGATGGAACACGTTCCGCAACTACATCCGCGAGGGGCTGCGCTCGCAGTCGCAGTTCGTCGCGGCGGACGTGCTGCAGTGGCTCGATCGACGCCCGCAGGATCAGCCGTTCTTCCTCTACGTGCACACGATCGATCCGCACGTGCCGTACATGCCGCCCGCCGAGGCGCTCGCGATGTACGACCCGAACCCGTACTCGGGCATCGTCGACTTCGGTCGTGATCGCGAGCTGCTCGAGGGGATCAAGATCGGTCGCATCCGCCTCAACGCGCGCGACCGCGAGCGTCTCGAGGCGCTCTACGACGGCGAGATCACGTACCACGACACCCACTTCGGCTCGATCATCCAGGCGCTCGAGGCGCGGGGGATCGCCGACGAGACGATCGTCGTGTTCACCGCGGATCACGGCGAGGAGTTCTGGGATCACGACTCGGTCGGCCACGGGCACAGCGTGTTCGAGGAGCTGATCAACGTGCCGCTGATCCTGCGCATCCCCGGCGTGACCGACGGCGCGGTGACGATCGACGACGCGGTCGGGCTCGTCGACGTGCTGCCGACGATCTTCGACGCGCTCGGCATGCCGATCCCGAGCGACCTCTCGGGCGAGTCGTTCCTGCCGCAGCTGCTCGGCGCGAGCGCGGACGCGCCGCGCTTCACGGTGACGGGCTTCATGGACGGCTGGCGCGCGATCAACGTCGGTCGCCTCAAGCTGATCCACCGCACCGAGCGCCGGATCATGCTCTACGACCTCGTCGACGATCCCGACGAGACGCGCGACCTCGCGGCCGATCATCCGATCGCGGTGCGTTATGCGCGCGGGCTGCTCGGCCTCGGTCTCTCGGGCGCGACGCGTCCGCCCGAGCGCCGTCGCAGCGCGCCGGTGCGCCAGGAGCGCATCGAGATCGACGCGACGACCCGCGCCCAGCTCGAGGCGCTCGGCTACGCCGGCGCGTCGCGCCCCCAGGCCCCTCCGGAGGACTGACGAGAAACGCGGGAGGGACGCGCGTCCATCCCCGGTGACTCGCGCTTGCGCGGTGGGTCGACCCCTCACCGAGCGAGCCGGAGCTCGATCGGGCATGGGTGGACCCATCGAGGATCGAGCTGGAGCTCGACCGGGCATGGGTGGACCCATCGAGGATCGAGCCGGCGCTCGACCGGGCCATGGGTGGACCCATCGAGGATCGAGCTGGCGCTCGACCGGGCATGGGTGGACCCATCGAGGATCGAGCTGGCGCTCGACCGGGCATGGGTGGACCCATCGAGGATCGAGCTGGCGCTCGACCGGGCATGGGTGGACCCATCGAGGATCGAGCTGGCGCTCGACCGGGCATGGGTGGACCCATCGAGGATCGAGCTGGCGCTCGTCGGCCCGTCAGCGCAGCCGCTCGTCGTCGAGCGGCACGATGAGCGAGGGGTCGTCGTTGGCGACGCTTCCGACCTTCGTGCTCACCTTGAAGGCCTCGAGCGCGACCGGCTCCGCATGCTGGATCGCGCGGATCACCTCGCGCGCGTCCTGCTCGTCGGGCGAGAGCCAGCGATCGCGCATCGCGGGCGGGACGATCATCGGCATGCGATCGTGGATCGCCGCGACCGGCGCGGTCGGCTTGGTGGTGAGGATCGCGAAGCTCGGGATGCGCTTCGTCTCCTCACCGACCTCGCCCTGCCAGATGTCCCAGATGCCGGCGAACGTGATCAGTCCGCCGCCCACCGGATGGAAGTAGTAGGGTTGCTTCTTCGTGCCCTCGCGCCTCCATTCGTAGAACCCATCGGCGAGCACGAGGCAACGACGGCGCGATGCGCTCTCCGCGAACGCGCGCTGCGTCGCCACACCCTCGGCGCGCAGGTTGATCCAGCGCGCGCCCGCCGCCTTGGGGCTCTCGCTCTCCGCAGGGACGAGCCCGAACCGCGCGAGCCCGATGCGCCGCTCCTCGCGCTCGATCGCGATCGGCGCGTCCTCGGTCGGCGCCAGGTTGAAGCGCGGCTCGATCGCGTCGACGGTGAGCACCGCGCGCAGCTCTTCCTCGGCTTCCTGGGCCTGGATCGCGACCGTGTAGCGCCCGCACATGTGCGATCGATCATGCGCCCCGGGGCGGCCCTCGCCCAGCGCCCGCGGACGCGGCGTAGCATCGCGGGCACGATGTCGAACCGCAGCGCCCTCGTCATCACG is a window encoding:
- a CDS encoding SOS response-associated peptidase, whose protein sequence is MCGRYTVAIQAQEAEEELRAVLTVDAIEPRFNLAPTEDAPIAIEREERRIGLARFGLVPAESESPKAAGARWINLRAEGVATQRAFAESASRRRCLVLADGFYEWRREGTKKQPYYFHPVGGGLITFAGIWDIWQGEVGEETKRIPSFAILTTKPTAPVAAIHDRMPMIVPPAMRDRWLSPDEQDAREVIRAIQHAEPVALEAFKVSTKVGSVANDDPSLIVPLDDERLR
- a CDS encoding RCC1 domain-containing protein, translating into MRVSTWCFWACCALAAACETPRCGDPALQYDRELNRCICRNGGTWHEADGGWRCELPDSGATSPTAPDGCALHTFHRDADRDGFGDPASTTQACIAPSGYVDDSRDCNDACSDCRPDGTEVCDAAELDENCTGGANEGCPCAIGTTRECPDGSNTGECSAGTQVCTATAEWGACTGSIGPAAETCNGLDDDCDLVVDGAAADSSCGEAAGASAVRCSAGRCTISACVGGSADCDDDFANGCEETLGTLANCSSCGELCALSCTPSGCSEALSVGLGDRHTCVLREDGTIACWGNNSFGQLGDGTTTTRLRPIVVPGIDNAVAVAVGVNHTCALLRDDTVRCWGWSEYGQAGPNASGAQQTSPVEVIGFTEPLEITAGLLHTCVRQRNGFVRCWGHNALGQLGNRTFTSSPAPVTVYGIGGALAAIAISAGENHTCVVRNDRTVWCWGANSQGQLGDSTTTERNAPVAARDLTSAIGIAAGRAHTCAVQEGGRVSCWGANGSGQLGVGDTSARVTPVGLTGLDGVTAIDAGTTHSCVVRTTGGVQCWGSNNLGQLGTGTRDPSTTAVDVVGLGDAIGIRLGNSYSCTLQSNGGVRCWGSNTSGSLGDGTTFVQERPIIVTVP
- a CDS encoding sulfatase-like hydrolase/transferase, whose translation is MPNRTLRALVIASSTAIVSSIVVSCGSSSAGSSSSATPSAPTVAAETETPTEPSTTPVATAPSAAPERVRVRYDLAAHLERVELRQGDAQVVDFGVPAGSMYTLGGWRTRVGRDRTEGDVTASVIENVTGFVLVPSDVAGPRTLRIRARAVRDGRVTVYVDGETIGYATLPTDGTWGMIEVALPAERLHVGENSVQLRVSRTGSLPGVPSAGILLDWMRLGPADDAHASEGPPTQLARGEGEARALAIPDGWTAGWTMEVPEGARLRGIARGTGRVEVIGHRDGEAPRTMGTLEASGEGRPFDLDLATLGANIARLDLRATGDVTLTRPAVVTLDARPLRERPQLRNVLVYLTDTLRADKLRPYRAQTRVRTPALDSWVQNAALMLRGHSQENWTKPSVATLLSGLYPWEHNATTEDAVVPSSVQLLSERLRESEYFSGAFVANGFCSDRFGFEQGWNTFRNYIREGLRSQSQFVAADVLQWLDRRPQDQPFFLYVHTIDPHVPYMPPAEALAMYDPNPYSGIVDFGRDRELLEGIKIGRIRLNARDRERLEALYDGEITYHDTHFGSIIQALEARGIADETIVVFTADHGEEFWDHDSVGHGHSVFEELINVPLILRIPGVTDGAVTIDDAVGLVDVLPTIFDALGMPIPSDLSGESFLPQLLGASADAPRFTVTGFMDGWRAINVGRLKLIHRTERRIMLYDLVDDPDETRDLAADHPIAVRYARGLLGLGLSGATRPPERRRSAPVRQERIEIDATTRAQLEALGYAGASRPQAPPED
- a CDS encoding ABC transporter ATP-binding protein, with product MALIEIRGVRKAFGEHEVLRGIDLDVNAGELLTIIGGSATGKSLLLKIMMGLVPADAGTITFDGRDVTHLHERDWIQVRRRIGIQFQASALFDSLTVFDNVAYGLREQRLLPEPDIAKRVSESLAQVSLPGIEQMAPGDLSGGMRKRVGLARAIAMRPDVLLYDDPTEGLDPINVTRVNRLILALRDTLKITTVMVTHNMASAFTISDRLALLHEGRITDAGPPDVLRAQHEERLAPFVRAAEHAIRNRRDSAVQ